The Bombus pascuorum chromosome 5, iyBomPasc1.1, whole genome shotgun sequence genome segment GTGACTAATCTTAAATCTTCCTCATTTACTAtagatttttttctatttctatttgtatTGTTATGTGAGGAAATTACCAGTTCATTTTTCATGATTGCTTTTTCATTATGCATTTCTCTATGTATAAGATTATTGCTTGTTTTCTTGACTAATCTagtatctttctctttcattgcATTGGTTATCTTTTCATCATTGTTTGAAGGATTTTGTGAAGAAATTAACACTTTATCTTCTGCGATTGGTTTCTCCTCAATAGAATCTGCTACAATACTACGAAAAAATGAACTACTGGGTTTTGGAAATTCTATCTTTGCtggtatatatttttctaccaaAATTTTCCTGTctgttaaacaaatttttctgtctttaaatttcattaaatgcTCTTTTAAGTTAGAATTCACTGGTAATTGCCCAGTTTTAAAttgtttccaatttttaataactttattGTCGTATGCAAGAATCCTTTCTACTGATTTTGGTTCCCATTTTGATTTCAAGATCCTTTTTATGGTTTCAGGTAAAGCTGGAAAACTTTCACTGAGTCTTTCAGGTGTCCACTCATCAGGATTTTCGTCATGCAGCTTCTGTATTTGATCTTTTTCAACgtatgtaagaaaatttgGTTCTACCtccttaaaatattttcttttaatgataCGATGTTTCAGTAGTTCACGATCCTTTTCAGTTtgtctaaaaattataatatattgaaaatataactGATATATATGacttgatatttatttttatataccttTCATGATCTGCATAAGATTCAATAACGTCAGCAAAATCGGTTTCGTATAGTCCCACATCATTTTGATCAAATTCTTCAAGATTATCTTTAAATTCTCTATTATTATCGATTTTCATTAGACGTATTTTTCCTCGTACTCCAGCAATTTCAGGTTTAGGTTTAGTGGCATATCTTCTTAACAACTTAAAGGTTATTACTCTAatgttattcatttttaaactcgttcatttcttttactatattaaataaaaaaattatctatatGATACTCGCATACACATAATTTTGGTTATAACCAATATCATAagttatatatcataaaagtAGTTTATGTCTAAATATTAACTGAAAGAATATATGTGAACCGCGCTAATTGCAGTGGCGCTAACTATAAGTTTTAAGcgtatttaaaacatttctatgtgcgtgatttaaaattatgaaaaacagtttaccattttgttttattaattttttgttatatatatacatatgttaataatttaaaattaaattggaaaaaaatatgcaattagACAACTTTTTTAGTTTAGTTAAGTTTagttttttatcttttatggtttactagaaaagaaattttctccCTGATTTTACTTTCAAGTCTTAGGAGCAGTTCACAAGAAAACATTGGATTTTTTGTTCTTAAATGTATTGAAGCTAGATTTACAAGATTATATTCtcaatgatatatttattaatcaca includes the following:
- the LOC132907471 gene encoding uncharacterized protein LOC132907471, which gives rise to MNNIRVITFKLLRRYATKPKPEIAGVRGKIRLMKIDNNREFKDNLEEFDQNDVGLYETDFADVIESYADHERQTEKDRELLKHRIIKRKYFKEVEPNFLTYVEKDQIQKLHDENPDEWTPERLSESFPALPETIKRILKSKWEPKSVERILAYDNKVIKNWKQFKTGQLPVNSNLKEHLMKFKDRKICLTDRKILVEKYIPAKIEFPKPSSSFFRSIVADSIEEKPIAEDKVLISSQNPSNNDEKITNAMKEKDTRLVKKTSNNLIHREMHNEKAIMKNELVISSHNNTNRNRKKSIVNEEDLRLVTKTSNGSESSKIHGAKIHDIKQETLLFEEFLKHKLHNSDETSYEERATLLNTYKKYIESKNSEDVSRNILNNTTKGTNIEEKCVSTPKSVSGENMLDVRTNATESKVATKVEIKSASLDTYVKERISYMDMDFEYTKRIKIPQSVYKKDKTYRIKDCYYDYDGEFLYRIPGLRGD